The sequence AGTCGGTGCCCATCAGGTGCTCACCGCCCGGGCTCGACAGGGTGTTCATGAGGTCCTGGTCCTGCGGGTCGTACGGCGCGATGAAGTCGCCGAACGCAGCCGTCAGGAACAGCAGGGTGACGATGCACAGGCCGACGACGGCCAGCTTGTTCTGCACGAAGCGGTGGCGGATCTCGCCCCACTGGCTGATCTGCTTGGGGGCGGCGGACACGACGGCCTTCTCCGGCGCGGGGGCCTCGTCCCCGAGCGCCGGGCTCTTGACGAGCTCAGTCATGGGAAATCTCCTTGGGGACGGTCAGCTGAGGCGGATGCGCGGGTCGAGTGCTGCGTAGAGCATGTCGACGAGGAGGCTGAGAACAATGAAGATGCCGACGCTGTAGGTGACCACGCCGATCACGATCGGGTTGTTCTGCTGCTGCACCGCCTGGACCAGCGCCAGACCGGCACCGTCCCAGTTGAAGATCGTCTCGGTGATCAGCGCGCCGCCGAGCAGGGCGCCGAAGGCGATGCCCAGGTAGGTCACGACGGGGATGACCGAGTTGCGCAGGACGTGCTTGAACAGCACCCGTCGGCGCGGCAGGCCCTTGGCCACCGCGGTCTTGACGTAGTCCGCGCGCAGCACCTCCAGCATGGTGCCGCGGGTGAGACGGGCCACGAAGGCGATGTCGACCAGGGCCAGGGTGAGCGCGGGAAGGATCAGCGCGTCGAAGGAGTCCCCATCGATGGGCAACCACCCTAGCTCCAGCGCAAGGTACTTCTTCAGGAGGAAGCCGATGACGAAGGTGGGGAAGCCGACCAGCGCGGTGGTCAAGAACGTCGTGGTGACGTCGAGTGCGCTGTATCTGTACAGCGCGGCGATGATGCCCACACCCATGCCGAAGATGGAGATGAGAACGATCGCGAAAGCGGCCAGCTTTGCGGTGTTGGCCAACTTCGGACCGAGGATCTCGGAGACCTCGCGGCGCTGGATGTAGTCCTCTCCGAGGTCACCGGTCGCGACCTTCTTCACGTAGTTCACATACTGCTCGGGCAGGGACTTGTCGAGTCCGTAGCGCACACGGAGCTCGGCGACCACCGCGGGGTCACGTGCCTTGTCACTGCCCGCGATCGAGCCCACGGGGTCCCCGGGGAGCACGAACAGACACGTGAACAGAACCATGGTCGCGCCGATGAGCGTGATGACCATCTGCCCGAGGCGACGGGCGACGTACCTTCCCATGTTTTGCCTCTCTACCTGGCCGCTTCTGGGAACAGCGGCCTCCGGCCCGTGCTACGGACCGGCTCTCTGCGGGCGGATGAGACCCGCGAATGTGAGGGGTGCCGAAGTAAGAACGGCCTGCTGAGCGGGGCCGCGGCCCACCGGGTCTCCGGGGGCCGCGGCACTGTCGCTCCTGGCGGATCTACCGCCGGACCGGCTACTTCTTGAGCTGGATCTTCTCGAGGATCGGGTCCTCGTTGAAGTTGATGTCTTCCAGACCCGTGAACTTGTCAGTCGCCATCAGGCGGAACTGGGAACGGTTGAAGGTCGGGATCAGCGCCATGTCGTCCATGGCCATCTTCTCAGCCTGCTTGTAGAGGGCAATGCGGGCGGCGTCGTCCTTGGTGGCACGGGCCTGGTCGATCAGCTTGTCGAACTCGGGGTTGTTGTAGCGGGCACGGTTGTCACCGGTGACCTTGCCGTTCTCGTCCTTGGCCATCGAGGTCGAGTGCAGCAGCGGGAAGAGGAAGTTGTC comes from Streptomyces sp. NBC_01408 and encodes:
- a CDS encoding ABC transporter permease encodes the protein MGRYVARRLGQMVITLIGATMVLFTCLFVLPGDPVGSIAGSDKARDPAVVAELRVRYGLDKSLPEQYVNYVKKVATGDLGEDYIQRREVSEILGPKLANTAKLAAFAIVLISIFGMGVGIIAALYRYSALDVTTTFLTTALVGFPTFVIGFLLKKYLALELGWLPIDGDSFDALILPALTLALVDIAFVARLTRGTMLEVLRADYVKTAVAKGLPRRRVLFKHVLRNSVIPVVTYLGIAFGALLGGALITETIFNWDGAGLALVQAVQQQNNPIVIGVVTYSVGIFIVLSLLVDMLYAALDPRIRLS